In a genomic window of Variovorax paradoxus:
- a CDS encoding LpxA family transferase: MPSLQDYVRRITSCPLRAWANRPPWELTTRSETVVSELIMETANDDFDVIDNVLIHRTAIVERNAVLKGPLVIGPRSFIASGAYLRGGCWLDEDCVIGPGCEVKSSFIFASSKLAHFNFVGDSILGERVNVEAGALICNYRNERPQAGIRVRIGANLVTVDANKFGALVGDYSRLGANSVVAPGALLSHGTLLGRTELLDQEHA; encoded by the coding sequence ATGCCTTCACTACAAGACTACGTGCGGCGGATAACCAGTTGTCCACTCAGAGCCTGGGCCAACAGGCCGCCTTGGGAACTGACGACTCGTTCCGAAACCGTGGTAAGCGAACTGATCATGGAAACGGCAAACGATGATTTCGACGTCATCGACAACGTTTTGATCCACCGAACCGCAATCGTCGAGCGCAACGCAGTGCTCAAAGGCCCGTTGGTGATTGGTCCACGCAGTTTCATTGCATCAGGGGCCTACCTGCGCGGCGGCTGCTGGCTAGACGAGGACTGCGTCATTGGTCCAGGGTGCGAGGTGAAATCATCCTTCATTTTTGCTTCGTCGAAACTCGCTCATTTCAACTTCGTTGGAGATTCCATTCTGGGCGAGCGCGTGAACGTTGAAGCTGGCGCCCTCATCTGCAACTACCGCAATGAGCGCCCCCAAGCTGGAATCCGAGTTCGGATCGGCGCCAATCTTGTTACCGTTGATGCAAACAAGTTCGGAGCGCTCGTTGGCGATTATTCGCGGCTAGGTGCGAATTCGGTAGTTGCCCCAGGGGCATTGCTGAGCCACGGAACTCTTCTGGGTCGCACTGAACTGCTAGATCAAGAACACGCGTAG
- a CDS encoding TetR/AcrR family transcriptional regulator, with product MSSEPVARPRSGPRNPVRKHAQERFDALLDATEQLLAHNQNEEISLAQIADIAGVPLASVYHFFPNRNAAFVALAQRFHAELWRLAAQPHDPMPETWQEMVERNQRRSSSYLNAHPAALRLFMGAGVSVQVRNLDMHGNTVLTRMRVDQFVRYFETPRIPDFEKRLAVALAISDGVWALSYSAHGRITDEYITESVRAAVVYLRCFMPEVLEPRR from the coding sequence ATGAGTTCTGAACCTGTCGCCCGGCCGCGCAGCGGTCCCCGCAATCCCGTGCGAAAGCACGCCCAGGAGCGTTTCGACGCGTTGCTTGACGCGACGGAGCAGTTGCTGGCTCACAATCAGAACGAAGAGATCAGCCTGGCGCAGATTGCCGACATCGCTGGCGTGCCACTGGCCTCGGTGTATCACTTCTTCCCCAACCGAAACGCGGCCTTCGTCGCCCTGGCCCAGCGCTTCCATGCCGAGCTGTGGCGCCTGGCCGCGCAGCCGCATGACCCGATGCCAGAGACCTGGCAGGAAATGGTCGAGCGCAACCAGCGACGCTCGTCCTCCTACTTGAATGCACACCCGGCTGCCCTGCGCCTGTTCATGGGAGCGGGCGTGAGCGTGCAGGTACGCAACCTCGACATGCACGGCAACACGGTGCTCACGCGCATGCGGGTGGACCAGTTCGTGCGCTACTTCGAGACGCCCCGCATCCCTGATTTCGAGAAACGCCTGGCCGTTGCGCTTGCGATTTCCGATGGCGTCTGGGCGCTGTCGTACAGCGCCCACGGGCGCATCACCGACGAGTACATCACCGAGTCGGTGCGTGCGGCCGTTGTCTACCTGCGCTGTTTCATGCCCGAGGTGCTGGAGCCTCGACGTTGA
- a CDS encoding aminotransferase class III-fold pyridoxal phosphate-dependent enzyme translates to MWTNTQDKALQARAQRVMPGGMYGHESTRLLPADFPQFFQRAQGTRLWDVDGNEYIDYMCAFGPNLLGYGHEAVEAAARAQAQRGDTMTGPSDAMVRLAELFVDTVSHADWAMFCKNGTDATAMALVCARAHRQRRKVLLAQGAYHGAAPWCMPQAAGSTPEDRAHIIPFRYNDLDSLAAAVELAGDDLAGIFATPFRHEAFSDQYLPGADYARAVRRVCDERDALLVVDDVRAGFRMARDCSWSALGVQPDLSTWGKCIANGHPISAMLGSEKARDAAKSIYVTGSFWFSAVPMEAAIATLQLVRDTDYLERIMHTGQLLRDGLQAQAASHGFALRQTGPVQMPQIFFEDDADMRVGYAWTAAAVRRGVYLHPYHNMFINAALTPEDVARTLERTDDAFAELRHSRAALPPQNDARVMERLRRAALATEPA, encoded by the coding sequence ATGTGGACGAATACCCAGGACAAGGCGCTTCAAGCGCGTGCGCAGCGCGTCATGCCAGGCGGCATGTACGGCCATGAATCCACGCGGCTGCTGCCGGCGGACTTTCCCCAGTTCTTCCAGCGCGCGCAGGGCACGCGGCTCTGGGACGTGGACGGCAACGAGTACATCGACTACATGTGTGCCTTCGGCCCCAACCTGTTGGGCTACGGTCACGAGGCGGTCGAGGCAGCCGCACGTGCGCAGGCGCAGCGCGGCGACACGATGACGGGCCCAAGTGACGCGATGGTGCGCCTGGCCGAGCTGTTCGTCGACACAGTGAGCCATGCGGACTGGGCGATGTTCTGCAAGAACGGCACCGACGCGACGGCCATGGCGCTGGTGTGCGCGCGAGCTCATCGCCAGCGCCGCAAGGTGCTTCTGGCTCAAGGCGCCTACCACGGCGCGGCGCCGTGGTGCATGCCGCAGGCCGCGGGAAGCACGCCCGAAGATCGCGCGCACATCATCCCGTTCCGCTACAACGATCTGGACAGCCTGGCGGCGGCTGTCGAACTCGCCGGCGACGATCTTGCAGGCATCTTCGCCACGCCATTTCGTCACGAAGCCTTCAGCGACCAATACCTGCCGGGCGCTGACTATGCGCGTGCCGTGCGGCGGGTGTGCGACGAACGCGATGCGCTGCTGGTTGTGGACGACGTGCGCGCGGGCTTTCGCATGGCGCGTGACTGCAGTTGGTCCGCGCTCGGCGTGCAGCCTGACCTAAGCACATGGGGCAAATGCATCGCCAACGGCCATCCGATCTCGGCCATGCTGGGTTCGGAGAAAGCGCGCGACGCGGCCAAAAGCATCTACGTGACAGGCTCCTTCTGGTTCTCTGCCGTTCCAATGGAAGCGGCGATTGCCACACTGCAACTGGTCCGCGACACCGACTACCTCGAACGCATCATGCACACGGGTCAGCTGCTGCGTGATGGGCTGCAAGCGCAAGCTGCCAGCCACGGTTTCGCGTTGCGTCAGACCGGCCCCGTGCAGATGCCCCAGATCTTTTTCGAGGACGACGCCGATATGCGCGTTGGGTATGCATGGACCGCGGCTGCCGTACGCCGCGGGGTTTATCTGCATCCATACCACAACATGTTCATCAATGCGGCGCTCACGCCCGAGGACGTAGCCCGCACGCTCGAGCGTACCGACGACGCCTTTGCCGAGTTGCGCCACAGCCGTGCCGCGCTGCCGCCGCAAAACGATGCGCGCGT